The Streptomyces sp. NBC_01689 genome includes a window with the following:
- the lepB gene encoding signal peptidase I: MNTEARHTERDRSSHPAGSEEDPDTQGPEGRSRSALLDRLAEWLPGGRITLTALVCLLFLIVLSTFVTQPFEIPSSSMEPGLRIGDRVLVNKLAYRFGAEPQRGDIVVFDGTGYFGNADYVKRVVGVGGDHVVCCDKEGRLEVNGRPVDESTFLYPGDSPSGVPFDVVVPAGRLFLLGDHRSDSSDSRDHLGSPGGGMIPVGDVIGRADLIVWPSDDWTRLKRPGAYARVPAADGAHG, encoded by the coding sequence ATGAACACCGAAGCACGGCACACGGAGCGCGACCGCTCCTCCCACCCCGCCGGGTCCGAAGAGGACCCGGACACCCAGGGGCCGGAGGGACGGTCGCGTTCCGCGTTGCTGGACCGGCTCGCGGAATGGCTCCCCGGCGGACGGATCACCCTGACCGCCCTCGTCTGCCTGCTCTTCCTGATCGTCCTCAGCACCTTCGTGACGCAGCCGTTCGAGATTCCCAGCAGCTCGATGGAGCCCGGATTGAGGATCGGCGACCGCGTTCTCGTAAATAAGTTGGCGTACCGTTTCGGTGCCGAGCCGCAGCGGGGAGACATCGTCGTGTTCGACGGCACCGGCTACTTCGGGAACGCCGACTACGTGAAACGCGTCGTCGGTGTGGGGGGAGACCACGTGGTCTGCTGCGACAAGGAGGGGAGGCTCGAGGTGAACGGCCGTCCGGTCGACGAGTCGACGTTTCTGTATCCGGGGGACAGCCCGTCGGGGGTGCCCTTCGACGTCGTCGTGCCCGCCGGTCGCCTGTTCCTCCTCGGCGACCACCGCAGCGACTCCAGCGACTCCAGGGACCACCTGGGGTCCCCCGGGGGCGGCATGATCCCCGTCGGCGACGTCATCGGCCGGGCCGACTTGATCGTCTGGCCCTCGGACGACTGGACCCGGCTGAAGCGCCCCGGCGCCTACGCGCGCGTACCGGCCGCGGACGGTGCCCATGGGTAA
- the rplS gene encoding 50S ribosomal protein L19, whose protein sequence is MSHLLDTVDSASLRTDIPAFRPGDTVNVHVRVIEGNRSRVQQFKGVVIRRQGAGVRETFTVRKVSFSVGVERTFPVHTPIVEKIELVTRGDVRRAKLYYLRDLRGKAAKIKEKRDN, encoded by the coding sequence ATGTCTCACCTGCTCGACACCGTCGACAGCGCCTCGCTGCGCACCGACATCCCGGCCTTCCGCCCGGGTGACACCGTCAACGTCCACGTGCGCGTCATCGAGGGCAACCGCTCCCGTGTGCAGCAGTTCAAGGGTGTTGTCATCCGCCGCCAGGGCGCCGGTGTCCGCGAGACCTTCACGGTCCGCAAGGTCTCCTTCTCGGTCGGCGTCGAGCGCACCTTCCCGGTGCACACCCCGATCGTCGAGAAGATCGAGCTCGTCACCCGCGGTGACGTGCGTCGCGCGAAGCTCTACTACCTCCGTGACCTGCGCGGCAAGGCCGCGAAGATCAAGGAGAAGCGCGACAACTGA